ACGGAAAATGGTATTCGTTGACCGCCAAAAACGGCACTTATGACGATAACGATCCTATTGGCGTGCTGGACGTTACCATTCTGACCAATGAAGTGCTGGAACCGTTGTTCGGAATCAAAGATCTGCGTACCGACAAAAGAATTGATTTTGTCGGCGGAATTCGCGGACTGGGTGAATTGAAAAAACGGGTGGATAGTGGTGAAATGGCCGTTGCTTTTGCCCTTTATCCGGTAAGCATGGATCAATTGATCCGTATTGCCGACAGTGGTAAAATCATGCCTCCCAAAACGACCTGGTTTGAGCCCAAATTGCGTTCCGGTTTGATCGTACACGAACTGGATTAATTCAAAAATCTTACGTACAAAAAAACGCCGTTGGAATGAGTTTTCCAAGGGCGTTTTTCTTTGAAAAAGCGTTATGGCACCGGTTTAATCATCGTCTACCGTCCAACTGTAAACCATTGAAGCATCGCCGGTAAATTGTTTTTCCCGGTCAATGTCGGTCTGGGCTTCGAATTCGGGGCCGAAGCGTTCGAAAGCGCTGAGAAAACCAAAGTCTTTGTCCGGAATTTTTTCCAGAATCTTTCCAACCATCGAAAGCGATTTCTTGGCAATGACAAGCCAGGGAGTCCCGGCGGTTCCGACAATATCAGAAACAATTCCCAGCGCATCACCGGCAATACCGGTTTTCAGGTCTTCCAGAATTTGTCCGAGGTCGCGCGTGGCTTTACGGCTGTGGCGCAGGTAAAACTGAACGTTCAGCTCACGGTCTTTGGGCATCTCGCGGCTCAGTACAAATAATCCTTCCGAACCGGGTTGGTCCGGTACGTCAAAATGATACACGTTATCGTGCCGGTGGGTCAGCAGAAAAGGCTGCTGCGGCAGGGTGGAAATAATCATTTTGTCATTGTCTTCGGGATGTTCGGCCACAACAACAAAATACAAATGCCAGCGTTTACGCGGACGATAGATTTTCACTTCGTCAATTTCAAGTCTGATTTTTGTCATGATTTGATTTTTAAAGGGTTGCATGTAAAACTACTATAAATTACGGCCCCGGACAAACTTTTTTCGAAAAAATGTTAAAAATTCAAAATATTTCGTTAATTCGCAATCGTTTTTACCGGAAAAAGAATTTTTTTAAAAGTTTTTCCCTATCATTGTAAAAAAGAAAAAGGAGCAGAATGAAGGATAAGGTAGTGGTGATTACTGGAGCAAGTTCCGGGATTGGTAAAGCTTTGGCATATACCTTCTCCCGTAAGGGATCTTCGGTGTTTTTAGGCGCCCGCAATGTGGAAGCATTGAAAAAGATTACGGATGAGATTGTTGCCGAAGGAGGAAAAGCCGCTTTTGCACCTTTAGATGTCACTGACGAAGCAGCTTGCAAGGATTTTATTTTGAAAGCACACGACACTTTTGGAAAAATTGACGTGCTTATCAATAATGCCGGAATTTCCATGCGGGCTTTGTTTGCAGACACCACACCTGACGTATTAAAAAAAGTGATGGATGTTAATTTTTGGGGAACGGTGTATTGCACCAAGTATGCTTTGCCTTTTCTGCTTGAAACCAAAGGTTCGGTTGTTGCCGTTTCGTCGGTAGCCGGCATCAAAGGGCTCCCCGGAAGAACCGGTTATTCGGCTTCTAAATTTGCGATCCATGGCTTTATGGAGAGTCTGCGTATCGAAAATTTAAAAACGGGACTTCATGTTTTAATGGCATATCCCGGATTTACGGCTTCCAACATCCGAAATACCGCGCTGACAGCCGATGGCTCACAGCAGGGAAAATCACCGTTGGAAGAAGGGAAGATTATGCCTGCCGAAGAAGTGGCTGAACACATCTACCGGGCAGTGAAAAAAAGAAAACGATCGATGGTGTTGACTTCAGAAGGAAAACTGACAGTGCTCCTGAGTAAATTTTTTACCGGATTTCTGGATAAGCTG
The sequence above is drawn from the Candidatus Sulfidibacterium hydrothermale genome and encodes:
- a CDS encoding SDR family oxidoreductase; its protein translation is MKDKVVVITGASSGIGKALAYTFSRKGSSVFLGARNVEALKKITDEIVAEGGKAAFAPLDVTDEAACKDFILKAHDTFGKIDVLINNAGISMRALFADTTPDVLKKVMDVNFWGTVYCTKYALPFLLETKGSVVAVSSVAGIKGLPGRTGYSASKFAIHGFMESLRIENLKTGLHVLMAYPGFTASNIRNTALTADGSQQGKSPLEEGKIMPAEEVAEHIYRAVKKRKRSMVLTSEGKLTVLLSKFFTGFLDKLVYNHMAKEPDSPFK